One window of Syngnathus acus chromosome 16, fSynAcu1.2, whole genome shotgun sequence genomic DNA carries:
- the pou2f2a gene encoding POU domain, class 2, transcription factor 2 isoform X4: MFVPLPVPFVFQRAAPDLSAWRLKSPLALRSNSDSRMPRPAELDKLGADSPLDSTDSERNGSDSNHQAQSIKVNPFSLSPSLSSIKNKMEECGQMSPALPPSHGPTPSPSQTTLQHTQLMLTGSQLAGLTALLPAQQQLLLQQAQAQLLAAAVQQSNAAHAAHAAHAAAQATQQAQAAAANQQAHKHHQQHLQHEAGQTGQQAQGKSTQEHTTQNVPAPPPPPQLALSQPIQLTAQDIQQLLQLQQLVLVPGHSLPSPGSFLLPQAQQSQQGLLSTPNLIPLPQANQGSLLSAQSRMGLQAQRDKSLEASGGLSSAAAVPSHPEEPSDLEELEQFARTFKQRRIKLGFTQGDVGLAMGKLYGNDFSQTTISRFEALNLSFKNMCKLKPLLEKWLNDAETMSIDSTLTSPSSLSSPSLGFDGMPGRRRKKRTSIETNVRVALERAFLTNQKPTSEEILLIAEQLNMEKEVIRVWFCNRRQKEKRINPSSSTPPLPSQPASAPSAHKPACYSPHMMSNQLSQAVSGLGSATATAVSPVCPLTSSLASSLTSSSAPSPVTPPPRSTASPASHSAINLNASLWRVGKKNGEVSSYISDFAANLSSGSQWWPAAPFQS; the protein is encoded by the exons ATGTTTGTTCCCTTGCCGGTGCCGTTCGTCTTTCAGAGAGCTGCCCCTGACCTCAGCGCCTGGCGTCTCAAGTCCCCCCTGGCTCTCCGCTCCAACTCCG ATAGCAGGATGCCAAGGCCGGCTGAGCTTGACAAACTTGGAGCTGACTCACCGCTGGACAGCACAG ATTCCGAGCGCAACGGCTCCGACTCCAATCACCAG GCTCAGTCAATAAAGGTCAATCCCTTTTCCCTTTCACCCAGCCTGAGCAGCATCAAG AATAAGATGGAAGAGTGTGGCCAGATGTCCCCGGCACTGCCTCCCTCGCACGggcccaccccctccccctcccagacgacactgcaacacacacaactcATGCTTACTGGCTCCCAGCTGGCAGGG CTCACAGCTCTGTTGCCggcgcagcagcagctcctgtTGCAGCAGGCCCAGGCTCAGCTGCTGGCCGCCGCCGTGCAGCAGTCCAATGCCGCTCACGCTGCCCACGCTGCTCACGCTGCCGCTCAGGCCACACAGCAAGCTCAGGCCGCTGCAGCCAATCAGCAGGCCCACAAGCATCATCAGCAGCACCTGCAGCATGAGGCGGGACAAACAGGCCAGCAGGCGCAGGGAAAGAGCACACAGGAACACACTACCCAAAACGTCCCTGCCCCACCTCCTCCGCCCCAGCTTGCCCTCTCTCAGCCAATCCAGCTCACCGCCCAG GACATCCAGCAGTTGCTGCAGCTCCAGCAGCTGGTGTTGGTGCCAGGCCACTCGCTGCCGTCGCCTGGCTCGTTTCTCCTCCCGCAAGCGCAGCAGAGCCAGCAAG gACTCCTGTCGACACCAAATCTTATTCCGCTACCTCAAGCCAACCAAGGGAGCCTGCTGTCCGCTCAGAGTCGAATGGGACTGCAAGCACAG CGAGACAAGAGCCTGGAGGCGAGTGGCGGCTTGAGCTCGGCGGCCGCCGTGCCCTCTCACCCCGAGGAGCCCAGCGacctggaggagctggagcagTTTGCTCGCACCTTCAAACAGAGACGCATCAAGCTGGGCTTCACGCAG GGCGATGTGGGCCTGGCCATGGGGAAGTTGTATGGCAATGACTTCAGCCAGACCACCATCTCCCGCTTCGAGGCCCTCAACCTGAGCTTCAAGAACATGTGCAAGCTGAAGCCGCTGCTGGAGAAGTGGCTCAACGACGCAG AGACCATGTCCATTGACAGCACCCTTACCAGCCCCAGCTCGCTGTCATCGCCCTCACTGGGCTTCGACGGCATGCCCGGCCGCCGCAGGAAGAAGAGAACCAGCATCGAGACCAACGTACGCGTTGCCCTGGAGCGCGCCTTCTTGACG AACCAGAAGCCTACCTCAGAGGAGATCCTGCTGATCGCCGAGCAGCTCAACATGGAGAAGGAGGTGATccgtgtgtggttctgcaaccgCCGGCAGAAGGAGAAGCGCATCAACCCCAGCAGCTCCACCCCACCCCTGCCCAGCCAGCCTGCCAGCGCCCCGTCCGCCCACAAGCCCGCCTGCTACAGCCCCCACATG ATGAGCAACCAGCTTTCCCAGGCCGTGAGCGGTCTCGGAAGTGCGACGGCCACTGCCGTGTCCCCTGTCTGCCCCCTGACCTCCAGCCTGGCCTCCAGCCTCACCTCTAGCTCCGCCCCCTCCCCGGTCACGCCTCCTCCGCGCAGCACGGCCAGCCCGGCCAGCCACAGCGCCATCAATCTCAATGCCAG CTTGTGGCGTGTGGGCAAGAAGAACGGCGAGGTGTCGAGCTACATCAGCGACTTTGCCGCCAACTTGAG
- the pou2f2a gene encoding POU domain, class 2, transcription factor 2 isoform X5, whose amino-acid sequence MFVPLPVPFVFQRAAPDLSAWRLKSPLALRSNSDSRMPRPAELDKLGADSPLDSTDSERNGSDSNHQAQSIKVNPFSLSPSLSSIKNKMEECGQMSPALPPSHGPTPSPSQTTLQHTQLMLTGSQLAGDIQQLLQLQQLVLVPGHSLPSPGSFLLPQAQQSQQGLLSTPNLIPLPQANQGSLLSAQSRMGLQAQRDKSLEASGGLSSAAAVPSHPEEPSDLEELEQFARTFKQRRIKLGFTQGDVGLAMGKLYGNDFSQTTISRFEALNLSFKNMCKLKPLLEKWLNDAETMSIDSTLTSPSSLSSPSLGFDGMPGRRRKKRTSIETNVRVALERAFLTNQKPTSEEILLIAEQLNMEKEVIRVWFCNRRQKEKRINPSSSTPPLPSQPASAPSAHKPACYSPHMMSNQLSQAVSGLGSATATAVSPVCPLTSSLASSLTSSSAPSPVTPPPRSTASPASHSAINLNASLWRVGKKNGEVSSYISDFAANLSSGSQWWPAAPFQS is encoded by the exons ATGTTTGTTCCCTTGCCGGTGCCGTTCGTCTTTCAGAGAGCTGCCCCTGACCTCAGCGCCTGGCGTCTCAAGTCCCCCCTGGCTCTCCGCTCCAACTCCG ATAGCAGGATGCCAAGGCCGGCTGAGCTTGACAAACTTGGAGCTGACTCACCGCTGGACAGCACAG ATTCCGAGCGCAACGGCTCCGACTCCAATCACCAG GCTCAGTCAATAAAGGTCAATCCCTTTTCCCTTTCACCCAGCCTGAGCAGCATCAAG AATAAGATGGAAGAGTGTGGCCAGATGTCCCCGGCACTGCCTCCCTCGCACGggcccaccccctccccctcccagacgacactgcaacacacacaactcATGCTTACTGGCTCCCAGCTGGCAGGG GACATCCAGCAGTTGCTGCAGCTCCAGCAGCTGGTGTTGGTGCCAGGCCACTCGCTGCCGTCGCCTGGCTCGTTTCTCCTCCCGCAAGCGCAGCAGAGCCAGCAAG gACTCCTGTCGACACCAAATCTTATTCCGCTACCTCAAGCCAACCAAGGGAGCCTGCTGTCCGCTCAGAGTCGAATGGGACTGCAAGCACAG CGAGACAAGAGCCTGGAGGCGAGTGGCGGCTTGAGCTCGGCGGCCGCCGTGCCCTCTCACCCCGAGGAGCCCAGCGacctggaggagctggagcagTTTGCTCGCACCTTCAAACAGAGACGCATCAAGCTGGGCTTCACGCAG GGCGATGTGGGCCTGGCCATGGGGAAGTTGTATGGCAATGACTTCAGCCAGACCACCATCTCCCGCTTCGAGGCCCTCAACCTGAGCTTCAAGAACATGTGCAAGCTGAAGCCGCTGCTGGAGAAGTGGCTCAACGACGCAG AGACCATGTCCATTGACAGCACCCTTACCAGCCCCAGCTCGCTGTCATCGCCCTCACTGGGCTTCGACGGCATGCCCGGCCGCCGCAGGAAGAAGAGAACCAGCATCGAGACCAACGTACGCGTTGCCCTGGAGCGCGCCTTCTTGACG AACCAGAAGCCTACCTCAGAGGAGATCCTGCTGATCGCCGAGCAGCTCAACATGGAGAAGGAGGTGATccgtgtgtggttctgcaaccgCCGGCAGAAGGAGAAGCGCATCAACCCCAGCAGCTCCACCCCACCCCTGCCCAGCCAGCCTGCCAGCGCCCCGTCCGCCCACAAGCCCGCCTGCTACAGCCCCCACATG ATGAGCAACCAGCTTTCCCAGGCCGTGAGCGGTCTCGGAAGTGCGACGGCCACTGCCGTGTCCCCTGTCTGCCCCCTGACCTCCAGCCTGGCCTCCAGCCTCACCTCTAGCTCCGCCCCCTCCCCGGTCACGCCTCCTCCGCGCAGCACGGCCAGCCCGGCCAGCCACAGCGCCATCAATCTCAATGCCAG CTTGTGGCGTGTGGGCAAGAAGAACGGCGAGGTGTCGAGCTACATCAGCGACTTTGCCGCCAACTTGAG